From one Vallitalea longa genomic stretch:
- a CDS encoding RNA-guided endonuclease InsQ/TnpB family protein, protein LSRMVRFSNNWYKQKIKVARIHYKIKNARSNFLHKLSTQLVNKYNAIAIEDLNMKGMSQTLKFGKSVSDNGWGMFIAMLKYKAELRGKQLVKI, encoded by the coding sequence AATTATCACGTATGGTAAGGTTTTCGAATAATTGGTACAAACAAAAGATTAAAGTAGCAAGAATACACTATAAAATCAAAAATGCAAGATCGAATTTTTTACATAAACTATCTACTCAATTAGTAAATAAATACAATGCTATAGCGATAGAAGACTTAAATATGAAAGGTATGAGCCAAACATTGAAATTTGGTAAAAGCGTATCTGATAATGGTTGGGGAATGTTCATTGCAATGCTTAAATATAAAGCTGAATTAAGAGGAAAACAACTTGTGAAGATAGA